TCGTTGCTCATTCTTAGTATTGTAGCAGGTGCGGCATTGCCGATGGTAGTGGAACTGCGTACACAACAACAGAAGCAAGATGAGCGATTTGAAGCGATGCATCACCTGCAAGCGCGACTAGAACAGACTCAACGTGCGATGGTGAGGGTTCCTGAGCAGGGGATGGAAGAAAAGGAGAGTAAGTGGACGAAAGGAGTTACGTACCAGGTGATATGGCGAAAAACGCGATACGACAGGTTTTTGTACAAAGCAGAAGTAAAAGTGACATGGAAAGGCAGACAGGGAGAGAAGCAGACAGTAAGTCGAAGTGCCTTGCAGTATGCTCCTGTGGAGAGCGGGGTTTCACTTATATTGAAGTGATTCTGTCGCTATCGTTATTGGCGCTACTTTTGCCGACACTGTTCTCATTAGGATGGATCGTGGAAAAAGAGATGAAGGAGATGATGGGTAGGCAGCGGCTGGAGGTGGCATGGGATACTTTTTACGGCGATCTTTATGAGGAGATTGGGGAAGGCAGTGATTTTCGTCTGGATGAAAGAGGAGATTTTCACTTTGAACTGGGGGATGGAAGAAGGGTGCGTTATCGCCAAGATAGTCGTACTCGGAGCGTTGTTAGGGAAGTGAAGCGAGTGAATGAGTCGCATTACAAGGGGAGAACAGTGTTGTTACAGGAGGTGTATTATGCGGCTTTTGTTCCGATGCAGGAGGGAGTGTACGTGGATATAGGCTTGCAGAACTGGACAGCAGATTTAGAGATAAACACCTTTATTCGCAGTCGGAGGGAGAGGTTGGATTAAGGTGCGGAAAGGATGGCACGAGGAAGAAGGGTTTGCGCTTCCCACCGCTGTAGCGGTTACATTTATCATATTTTTATTGCTCTCAGCCACGATTGCGCATACCGTTCGCAGTCAGTATAGTACCCGAATCCAGTGGGAAGTGTATGCAGCCCAAACAGCGGCGGAAAGTGGAATTGCGAAGATGCAAGCACGGCTTAGAGATCAGCCGCAGTGGCAAGGAAAAGAAGAGTTGCGCTGGAACGATGTGGACGTGACGATCACTGTATTTCAGAATGGGAACGGTCAAATAACAATCGTATCCATCGGTCGAGCTAAGCAAGGGGTGAAACAAACCATTCGAGTCGTGTTGGAAAGTGAAAAATATACGATCATAGAGTGGGAGGGGTAGCAAGCACCCCACCTC
This sequence is a window from Mechercharimyces sp. CAU 1602. Protein-coding genes within it:
- a CDS encoding type II secretion system protein, with amino-acid sequence MKLGSEQGFTFVEVVTSLLILSIVAGAALPMVVELRTQQQKQDERFEAMHHLQARLEQTQRAMVRVPEQGMEEKESKWTKGVTYQVIWRKTRYDRFLYKAEVKVTWKGRQGEKQTVSRSALQYAPVESGVSLILK